A genomic segment from Hymenobacter volaticus encodes:
- a CDS encoding Mov34/MPN/PAD-1 family protein — MRTATRFERDVEFCQQFLNVYAAQGLLYLGEWHSHPDENNMPSTTDLTSLARIAKQPQYLTTMPIMLIFARSGEVACTVHPVSAAYYPCVLDTVDPTVETIEESPAH, encoded by the coding sequence GTGCGAACAGCTACACGCTTCGAGCGTGATGTAGAGTTTTGTCAGCAGTTTCTTAATGTTTATGCGGCTCAAGGGCTGCTGTACCTAGGGGAATGGCATAGTCATCCGGATGAAAATAATATGCCCAGCACCACGGATTTGACTAGCTTAGCCCGAATTGCGAAACAGCCGCAGTACCTAACCACAATGCCTATTATGCTCATTTTTGCCCGCTCTGGCGAAGTAGCCTGCACGGTGCATCCCGTTAGCGCAGCTTACTATCCATGTGTGTTAGACACGGTCGATCCCACTGTGGAAACTATCGAGGAGTCGCCTGCGCATTAG
- a CDS encoding ThiF family adenylyltransferase — MCFPNRHAQPEWLLLTLEKTGNLFRADYARRNVAELLQNYRVASCHSEAFRDKDYHLRNSGRVSYELVREQAMTVIGCGALGSEIADSLGKAGVGRLKLLDNQTQYPHNSVRHLAGLHLATLPKAVAVAQVVADHNPFVKLEIVVEDILRGEFAQYMLPVGIGICSIADDNTEAYLNEQAVSHKRTIFYARALRGGKAARIFRVVPGIDACFHCLTLYRHEHHLDFIDVPEDTALPTLRNECNNPIRPASAADLKLIAAMTSRLLLDHLQNPAPAAPNHWVWTTETLPDLPENIGVPFSLNMRSLPPHPNCPYCQALHKLGVRIEHSALDFMRQLTLATPGIETGGILIGKVSAGLVHIQYASPPDLKPCEQLHASSVM; from the coding sequence TTGTGTTTTCCCAACCGACACGCACAGCCGGAATGGCTGCTGTTGACCTTAGAAAAAACGGGCAACTTGTTCAGAGCTGACTACGCACGGCGCAACGTGGCTGAGTTGCTTCAGAACTACCGAGTGGCTTCATGTCACAGCGAGGCATTTCGCGACAAAGATTATCATCTGCGTAACAGTGGCCGGGTATCTTATGAATTGGTGCGCGAGCAGGCTATGACCGTTATAGGTTGCGGGGCACTCGGCAGTGAGATTGCTGACTCACTAGGGAAGGCTGGGGTAGGACGCCTGAAGCTTCTCGATAATCAAACGCAGTATCCGCACAACAGCGTCAGGCACCTTGCAGGCCTGCACTTAGCTACCCTACCCAAAGCGGTGGCCGTAGCACAGGTAGTAGCCGATCATAATCCCTTTGTCAAGCTCGAGATAGTAGTGGAAGATATACTTCGTGGGGAGTTTGCCCAATACATGTTACCAGTTGGCATCGGCATCTGCTCTATAGCTGATGACAACACAGAAGCCTACCTAAACGAACAGGCAGTGTCGCACAAGCGAACAATTTTCTACGCCCGGGCACTTCGTGGTGGCAAAGCTGCCCGTATTTTCCGGGTTGTCCCAGGCATAGATGCGTGTTTCCACTGTCTGACGCTATATCGCCACGAACACCACCTGGACTTTATAGATGTACCCGAAGACACTGCTTTACCCACCTTGCGTAATGAGTGCAACAACCCTATCCGACCGGCTAGCGCAGCCGACCTCAAGCTGATTGCAGCCATGACCAGCCGCTTACTCCTCGATCATTTGCAAAATCCTGCCCCCGCTGCTCCTAACCATTGGGTATGGACTACCGAGACTCTTCCTGACCTGCCAGAAAATATAGGTGTGCCATTCAGCCTGAATATGCGTAGCCTGCCACCACACCCAAATTGCCCTTATTGCCAAGCGTTACATAAGTTGGGAGTGCGCATAGAACATAGCGCATTGGACTTTATGCGGCAATTGACCTTGGCCACCCCGGGGATTGAAACCGGCGGGATCCTGATTGGAAAGGTTAGTGCCGGCCTCGTGCATATCCAGTACGCTTCGCCCCCGGACCTAAAGCCGTGCGAACAGCTACACGCTTCGAGCGTGATGTAG
- a CDS encoding N-6 DNA methylase: protein MKDYTPFLIRLKEVLKSFYIKDRITSSELENEVKLLLDGEAGRELRKHVTLEERKEASAFFTGSELSERLAGFLKDNIEKGESVLDPACGAGNLLIACARCMPVLPLLSETIKHWNSRLFAYDVHKEFVEATKCRLAILALERGAQPDIIPEYALLLFTNIYQRDALDNVPWHHTDCLIINPPFGPYDASLDCTWSTGKVSLASLFIERAIKEGIKVIACILPDVLRTGVRYSRWRGLVESCAPIQHIESIGRFDSWADVDVFLVVFTNARYFKINPNYIADIKSVAWWPFHNQEPWELGKLEEAFRIRVGSVVPHRNPLVGFPNASAPAKPYIDAFTCPPWGRMVIDSFTSVRKYGGTCYTPPFLVVRRTSSPSDARRLVATIIEATDEIEDVAVENHLIVIQPLNGSLESCLRLQAQCNTSTTDTWLNERIRCRHLTVASLRELPIQIG from the coding sequence ATGAAAGATTACACACCATTTCTAATAAGGCTGAAAGAGGTGCTTAAATCTTTTTATATAAAAGATAGAATCACATCAAGTGAATTAGAAAACGAAGTTAAACTTCTACTAGATGGAGAAGCAGGACGAGAACTTCGTAAGCATGTGACTCTTGAGGAACGTAAAGAGGCTAGTGCTTTTTTTACGGGTTCAGAATTATCAGAAAGATTAGCTGGTTTTTTAAAAGATAATATTGAAAAAGGCGAATCTGTTTTAGACCCAGCTTGTGGAGCAGGAAATCTGTTAATTGCGTGTGCTCGTTGTATGCCTGTTTTACCACTGCTTTCGGAAACTATTAAGCACTGGAATAGCAGATTATTTGCCTATGATGTTCATAAAGAGTTTGTAGAAGCGACAAAGTGCCGTTTAGCTATACTGGCTCTGGAAAGAGGTGCGCAACCTGATATTATTCCTGAATATGCTTTATTGTTATTCACTAATATCTATCAAAGGGATGCTTTAGACAATGTTCCGTGGCATCACACAGATTGCCTCATAATAAATCCTCCCTTTGGACCATACGATGCATCATTAGATTGTACATGGTCAACTGGAAAAGTTTCTCTCGCTAGCCTTTTCATTGAACGCGCTATTAAAGAAGGAATTAAGGTTATCGCGTGTATTCTACCTGACGTCCTCAGAACAGGAGTGAGATATTCTCGATGGAGAGGTTTAGTAGAATCATGTGCTCCAATTCAACATATCGAGTCAATTGGCAGATTTGACTCTTGGGCTGATGTTGATGTTTTCCTTGTCGTATTTACTAATGCAAGGTATTTTAAAATAAACCCTAACTACATAGCAGATATCAAATCTGTTGCATGGTGGCCCTTCCACAATCAAGAACCTTGGGAGTTAGGTAAGTTAGAGGAAGCATTCAGGATTCGTGTAGGTTCAGTTGTACCACATAGGAATCCATTAGTAGGGTTTCCAAACGCATCAGCTCCAGCAAAGCCTTATATTGATGCATTCACATGTCCGCCATGGGGAAGAATGGTTATTGATTCCTTTACCTCAGTCCGTAAGTATGGAGGAACATGTTATACACCTCCTTTTCTAGTCGTAAGGAGAACATCTAGTCCTTCCGATGCTCGTCGACTTGTTGCAACGATAATAGAGGCAACTGATGAGATCGAAGATGTTGCTGTAGAAAATCATTTAATTGTTATACAACCCCTTAACGGATCGTTAGAATCCTGTCTCAGACTTCAGGCGCAATGCAATACATCTACTACAGACACTTGGCTTAATGAACGCATCCGTTGCCGCCATTTAACTGTTGCATCATTACGAGAGCTTCCCATTCAGATAGGTTGA
- a CDS encoding ComEC/Rec2 family competence protein, which translates to MSSKAKEVIVPPVGVFRVVFLYVGQGDATILVVPYGSTFRYVLLDNNIDRSAGGINTEELLKDLLDDGLDVFINTHPHRDHTEGIEAIHETTPIKEIWHSGHKPGKDSDSAYQEMRRVIKDIGPANEFKLFGSNSTNKIRKADGSTTVTKLLGDITYQVLSPAEYLCDDIAEGEDKERDRRIHEHCAVIRFSYGNPTRHILMTGDADRVAWEEHIMPYHQTMVKADVLSAVHHGSRTFFKYHGDDEDVYETHIETIAPEYVIVSAPKQDESRHKHPHDDAMDLYEEHVSDPANVLHSGKNRESFIVDIHPDGNWTVTPDQELLDAYGYDNDGGDGSKTSGRSASVSSSRPGTRLDKQPMGTEHE; encoded by the coding sequence ATGTCTTCTAAAGCCAAAGAGGTTATTGTACCGCCAGTAGGCGTGTTCCGGGTAGTTTTTCTCTATGTAGGACAGGGCGACGCAACCATTCTGGTCGTGCCGTACGGCTCGACATTTCGTTACGTGCTACTAGACAATAATATTGACCGTAGCGCCGGGGGCATCAACACGGAAGAGCTGCTCAAAGACCTGCTCGACGACGGACTCGACGTGTTTATAAATACGCACCCTCACCGCGACCACACCGAAGGTATTGAGGCCATCCACGAAACTACTCCAATCAAGGAAATCTGGCACTCAGGGCATAAACCTGGCAAGGACAGCGATAGTGCCTATCAGGAAATGCGCCGGGTAATAAAGGATATCGGCCCGGCCAACGAGTTTAAGCTTTTTGGCAGTAATTCGACTAACAAGATTCGTAAGGCTGATGGCAGTACGACAGTGACAAAATTATTGGGTGACATTACTTATCAAGTATTGTCGCCCGCCGAATATTTATGCGATGATATTGCTGAAGGTGAGGATAAGGAACGAGACCGTAGAATTCATGAGCACTGCGCCGTTATTCGGTTTTCCTATGGCAACCCCACGCGGCATATTCTGATGACAGGCGATGCTGACCGCGTGGCTTGGGAAGAACACATTATGCCCTACCATCAGACAATGGTCAAGGCTGACGTACTAAGCGCGGTACATCACGGCTCGCGCACGTTCTTCAAGTACCACGGCGACGACGAGGATGTGTATGAAACTCACATTGAAACCATCGCACCGGAGTACGTGATAGTTAGCGCCCCTAAGCAGGACGAGAGCCGTCATAAGCACCCACATGATGATGCAATGGACTTGTACGAAGAGCATGTCAGCGACCCGGCCAACGTGTTACACTCCGGCAAAAACAGGGAATCATTTATCGTAGACATTCACCCTGATGGCAACTGGACGGTAACTCCTGACCAGGAACTATTAGATGCCTACGGGTACGACAATGACGGAGGGGATGGCAGCAAAACCAGCGGCCGAAGCGCGTCGGTTAGTTCCTCGCGTCCGGGCACCCGTTTGGATAAACAACCTATGGGAACTGAGCATGAGTAA
- a CDS encoding carboxymuconolactone decarboxylase family protein, protein MKSVLHLAAAFTLLLASIMTTTAQSTAALTARQQALVTISAYTATGNQVRLHEALAQGLKAGLTVNEEKEVLVHLYAYCGFPRSLSGINTLMKLLDERKAQGIQDVMGKAASPITSTTPKYERGKQNLEQLTGKPETGPKTGANAFSPESDVFLKEHLFADLFERDVLTFQERELATNAALVSLGGVEPMLEFHLGAGLHVGLTAGQLRQLITLSEAAVGKKEVNAARAVLAKTLEAKK, encoded by the coding sequence ATGAAAAGTGTCCTTCATCTCGCCGCGGCTTTCACCCTGCTACTGGCTTCCATCATGACAACAACTGCCCAATCAACTGCCGCCCTCACCGCCCGTCAGCAAGCCCTGGTTACCATTTCGGCCTACACGGCCACGGGCAACCAGGTCCGCCTGCACGAAGCGCTGGCCCAGGGCCTGAAGGCCGGGCTGACGGTGAATGAGGAGAAAGAAGTGCTGGTGCATCTCTACGCCTACTGCGGCTTTCCGCGCAGTCTGAGCGGCATCAACACCCTAATGAAATTGCTCGACGAGCGCAAGGCCCAGGGCATTCAGGATGTAATGGGCAAGGCTGCCTCGCCCATCACCAGCACCACGCCAAAATACGAGCGGGGCAAGCAAAACCTGGAACAGCTCACCGGCAAGCCCGAAACCGGCCCCAAAACCGGGGCCAACGCCTTCAGCCCGGAAAGCGACGTGTTTCTGAAAGAGCACCTGTTTGCCGACCTGTTTGAGCGCGACGTGCTCACCTTTCAGGAGCGGGAGCTGGCTACCAATGCGGCCCTGGTGAGTTTAGGCGGCGTCGAGCCGATGCTCGAATTCCACCTCGGGGCGGGGCTGCACGTCGGCCTGACGGCGGGCCAGCTGCGGCAACTCATTACGCTCAGTGAGGCGGCGGTGGGGAAAAAAGAAGTTAATGCCGCGCGGGCGGTGCTAGCCAAGACCTTGGAGGCTAAAAAATAG
- a CDS encoding ComEC/Rec2 family competence protein: MVNISNVPSLSIIDVGHGNSSILFDNEGIVVIDTGPGTALLEFIEEERIDHINYVLVSHADADHISGLIGLISSEIVTIGAVYLNTDSAKESEVWDDLLYTLDNAHIDKKLVFNTSLHTGLSKSISVGRVTIEILAPSMYLAARGPGSTDRSGRKLTSNSISAVIRLIDDNVPIALLPGDIDAVGLSNMLAANADVHARVAIYPHHGGNAGRGKGSNTFATDFTRAVQPQAMLFSIGRDKFQNPKPDVVAAIQKEIPLIHIACTQLSKFCNPNIPGNDGNQLIPLFAEGRESNICCAGTIHIDFSEEFKLHPMNPHQTFIDNHTLTPLCKAPTLQVQSSIEIFKD; the protein is encoded by the coding sequence GTGGTTAATATTAGCAATGTACCTAGCTTAAGTATAATTGATGTAGGACACGGAAACTCCTCAATTCTATTTGATAACGAAGGAATAGTTGTTATTGACACAGGACCGGGTACCGCGCTTTTGGAGTTTATAGAAGAAGAGCGCATCGATCACATCAATTATGTATTGGTTTCTCACGCTGATGCTGATCACATATCAGGCCTCATAGGATTAATATCTTCCGAAATAGTTACGATAGGAGCTGTATACTTGAATACTGATTCCGCAAAAGAAAGTGAAGTTTGGGACGACTTATTATACACTCTTGATAACGCCCATATCGACAAAAAGCTCGTTTTTAATACATCCCTTCACACTGGGCTATCTAAATCAATTTCAGTTGGAAGAGTAACAATAGAGATTTTAGCTCCCTCTATGTATTTAGCTGCTAGGGGACCAGGCTCAACTGATAGAAGTGGCCGTAAGCTAACTAGTAATTCTATAAGTGCTGTTATAAGGCTAATAGACGATAACGTTCCGATAGCATTGTTGCCTGGAGATATAGATGCAGTTGGACTCTCCAACATGCTAGCCGCAAACGCGGATGTTCACGCTAGAGTTGCCATATACCCTCATCATGGTGGTAATGCTGGACGCGGTAAAGGCTCTAATACTTTTGCAACTGATTTCACACGTGCAGTGCAGCCCCAAGCTATGCTATTCTCAATTGGTAGAGATAAATTTCAAAATCCCAAACCAGACGTTGTAGCAGCAATTCAAAAAGAGATTCCTTTGATTCATATCGCTTGCACTCAGCTCTCTAAGTTTTGCAACCCTAATATACCTGGTAATGATGGAAACCAGCTAATTCCTTTATTTGCTGAAGGAAGAGAATCAAATATTTGTTGTGCAGGAACTATTCATATTGACTTTAGTGAGGAATTTAAACTGCATCCTATGAACCCACATCAAACTTTTATTGATAATCATACTTTAACCCCTTTGTGCAAAGCTCCAACTTTGCAAGTGCAATCAAGTATTGAAATTTTTAAAGATTAA
- a CDS encoding patatin-like phospholipase family protein, with protein sequence MTFVRRFGLALSGGGYRAAAFHLGTLKKLHELGLLSSIEVISTISGGSITGAAYCLHEGNFEEFHAGMTEKLRRYSIISYALRSWVFIRFLLLVLALLVICGFLLFTRWAPLALLLLVGLFYIVLRFQFKLLPISQEIEKAYDAFFYQGRTLQQLPDKPVLAIGSSNLQTGRPFTFSRDSMADSTYTYAQHPVYFDGTHFPIARAVTASSCVPFAFTPISIDLKYFREPADTVYAQPQLIDGGVYDNQGMQKLTQLNSRYECNTIVVSDAGAGLSPLGNRPYFNTIALLLRTVDLFMNRIKNSQMMAHLFQRATDNSKCVAYLSLGWELKNSIPGFINNLAQGNIPPAVIEARQLRPEWVTNPREHRNAITTYLEQQLDYLALEARDLTTKEWQIVCGIGTNLTPLSSIQLSLLNRHAENLTEAQVKLYWPVVL encoded by the coding sequence ATGACATTCGTTCGCCGTTTTGGCTTGGCTCTATCCGGTGGTGGTTATCGAGCTGCTGCTTTTCACTTAGGCACACTGAAAAAATTGCATGAATTAGGGCTGCTTTCGAGCATCGAAGTTATCTCAACTATTTCCGGTGGTTCCATCACCGGGGCGGCTTACTGCTTGCATGAGGGAAACTTCGAAGAGTTTCATGCCGGGATGACAGAGAAGTTACGCCGCTATAGCATTATTAGCTATGCGTTGCGCTCTTGGGTGTTTATACGTTTTCTGCTACTTGTACTAGCTCTTCTCGTTATATGCGGTTTCCTACTGTTTACCCGCTGGGCGCCGTTAGCCCTACTTCTGCTGGTTGGCTTATTTTACATTGTTCTCCGATTTCAGTTTAAGCTGCTTCCTATTAGCCAAGAAATAGAAAAGGCCTATGATGCTTTTTTCTACCAAGGACGAACGCTGCAGCAGTTGCCTGACAAGCCTGTTTTAGCGATTGGCAGTTCGAACCTGCAAACAGGTCGGCCGTTTACGTTTTCGCGAGATTCTATGGCTGACTCTACTTATACTTATGCCCAGCACCCAGTGTATTTTGACGGTACCCATTTCCCAATAGCGCGGGCAGTGACAGCTTCCTCTTGCGTACCATTTGCTTTTACGCCTATCAGCATTGACCTTAAATATTTTCGGGAGCCTGCTGACACCGTCTATGCCCAGCCTCAGCTTATTGACGGTGGGGTGTATGATAACCAGGGCATGCAGAAACTCACACAGTTAAACAGCCGCTACGAGTGCAACACTATTGTTGTATCAGATGCCGGAGCTGGCTTAAGCCCATTGGGTAATCGCCCTTACTTCAATACGATAGCTCTGCTGCTTCGCACAGTAGATTTGTTTATGAACCGCATCAAAAATTCGCAGATGATGGCACATCTGTTTCAACGGGCAACAGACAATAGTAAGTGTGTTGCCTATTTGTCATTGGGCTGGGAATTAAAAAATAGCATTCCTGGCTTCATCAATAACTTGGCTCAAGGCAATATTCCACCGGCAGTAATAGAGGCCAGACAGTTACGTCCTGAATGGGTCACCAATCCTAGAGAACATCGAAATGCAATCACAACATATCTAGAGCAACAGCTTGATTACCTAGCACTGGAAGCCCGTGACCTTACAACTAAAGAGTGGCAGATAGTCTGCGGTATCGGTACTAACCTTACTCCCCTATCATCTATTCAGCTTTCATTGCTTAACCGCCACGCTGAAAATTTAACCGAAGCGCAAGTCAAATTATATTGGCCTGTAGTTCTATAA
- a CDS encoding aldo/keto reductase: MPLSDDPVNPRRNFLKTGAVLGTALLASPVLLGSCGEKHAETDAGLASNSGHISPPSLAPSLPRRTLGRGNASFEVSTLGFGCMGMSYHRGPAPDRKIMRQLLQKVAESGVTLFDTAEVYGPFLNEELVGEALAPFKNTVAITTKFGFDIQAGKDQGTNSRPENIRKVAEASLKRLRVDAIELFYQHRPDPKVPIEDVAGTVKDLIKEGKVKRFGLSEADAGTIRKAHAVQPVTALQSEYSLMWREPETAVFPTLQELGIGFVPYAPVGRGYLTGMLHADTKFYPGTDNRLGLPRFTPEALKANYPFVQALLDFGQPRGLTPAQLSLAWLLARPEGVVPIPGTTKEAHFHENLAALAANIAPGEWTQLEAALAASPLQGSRYPPEQENQTGQK; encoded by the coding sequence TTGCCCCTCAGCGATGACCCAGTCAATCCCCGTCGAAATTTTCTAAAAACCGGGGCCGTGCTCGGCACCGCTTTACTGGCCAGCCCGGTACTGCTGGGTAGCTGCGGCGAGAAGCACGCCGAAACAGACGCTGGCCTGGCCAGCAACAGCGGTCATATTAGCCCCCCTAGCCTCGCCCCCTCCCTGCCCCGCCGTACCCTCGGCCGGGGTAACGCCAGCTTCGAGGTGTCGACGTTGGGCTTTGGGTGCATGGGCATGAGTTATCACCGCGGGCCCGCCCCCGATCGGAAAATTATGCGCCAGCTACTGCAGAAAGTGGCGGAATCAGGCGTGACGCTCTTTGATACGGCCGAGGTGTATGGTCCTTTCCTGAACGAGGAACTGGTCGGCGAAGCCCTCGCGCCCTTTAAAAACACGGTGGCCATTACCACCAAGTTTGGCTTCGATATTCAAGCGGGTAAGGACCAGGGCACCAACAGCCGCCCGGAGAATATTCGCAAAGTAGCAGAAGCTTCACTGAAGCGGCTGCGGGTGGATGCCATTGAGCTGTTTTACCAGCACCGCCCCGACCCCAAGGTACCCATCGAGGACGTGGCCGGGACGGTAAAAGACTTGATCAAGGAAGGCAAAGTAAAGCGCTTTGGCTTATCCGAAGCGGATGCCGGGACCATTCGAAAAGCCCATGCCGTGCAGCCGGTTACGGCTTTGCAAAGCGAATACTCGCTCATGTGGCGGGAGCCGGAAACGGCCGTCTTTCCAACCCTGCAGGAGTTAGGCATCGGCTTCGTGCCGTATGCCCCCGTCGGCCGGGGCTACCTGACGGGAATGCTCCACGCGGACACCAAGTTCTACCCCGGCACCGACAACCGGCTCGGGTTGCCGCGCTTCACGCCGGAGGCCCTAAAGGCCAACTACCCCTTCGTACAGGCCCTGCTCGACTTCGGCCAACCCAGGGGCTTGACGCCCGCCCAGCTCTCCCTGGCCTGGCTGCTGGCCCGGCCAGAGGGGGTGGTCCCCATTCCGGGCACCACCAAAGAAGCGCACTTCCACGAAAACCTGGCCGCCCTGGCCGCCAACATTGCGCCCGGCGAGTGGACGCAACTGGAGGCTGCGCTGGCCGCCAGCCCCCTGCAGGGCAGCCGCTACCCGCCGGAACAGGAAAACCAGACCGGCCAGAAGTAA
- a CDS encoding sensor histidine kinase, producing the protein MSTKAHIRFATSILRRLGEELNIGFDQGILELVKNAYDADAFNCTIELVEIDQPGGYIRVSDDGYGMTEEEIVDGWLVLGESQKSTNKRTKLGRIAAGNKGLGRLAALRMGEYAELLTRPSSEFFSEYYVAIDWSKFDTVRRVDDVSITIKKIICDNKQHGTEIKISNLRDRLTRMDVKRLARGIILLADPFGDNPSGFHPILKTKDFVDLEYLVSFKYFKESEFHLHAEVDNNGMASAIVKDFNGKTLYAAGHSSIRPKSDKAHYLLPPLQFDLWVFLIDAKTFSTRNISQSEVREWLREFGGVHLYIDGLRVAPYGNPGDDWLNLNLARVRSPEFRPSTNTAIGRVAIENGNSVFIQKTDRTGIIENEAFYELKKFTGDALDWMARERLQEAELRRVSSRVESKESVKKEREIVVKSLDTLPAAQKFAVEKSFRKYEQARENEAIALRNEVILYRTLSTVGIVSAVFAHETSRPIDLIERNTIRIQKKAKTILGDQYESSLKAPVELILAQTALMNGFQSLTLSFVERDKRRNQRLDVHQVILATIENFSSILSERHVNVITSFSQGKPYLRGSAASLETVIANFIVNSLRAFGDRQIGNRNISIKSEINESGLLISFADNGPGIENIEPKSIWLPGETGYGSGTGLGLTIVRDTIRDLGGTVEAIPKGELGGAEFQIVIPILGF; encoded by the coding sequence ATGAGCACAAAAGCCCATATCAGATTTGCTACGAGCATCCTCCGCAGATTAGGAGAAGAGTTGAATATAGGTTTTGATCAAGGCATACTTGAATTAGTAAAGAATGCTTATGATGCAGATGCGTTCAATTGTACTATTGAACTGGTAGAAATTGACCAGCCGGGAGGTTACATACGAGTCTCCGATGACGGTTATGGAATGACCGAGGAAGAAATTGTAGATGGATGGCTAGTTCTTGGTGAATCACAAAAATCAACAAATAAGCGCACAAAACTTGGTAGAATTGCAGCAGGTAATAAGGGGCTAGGCCGATTAGCAGCTCTTAGAATGGGAGAGTATGCAGAATTATTAACTAGACCATCATCCGAGTTTTTTAGTGAGTACTACGTCGCGATTGATTGGAGCAAATTTGACACAGTAAGACGCGTAGATGATGTTAGTATTACAATAAAAAAGATAATTTGTGATAATAAGCAACACGGCACTGAGATAAAAATAAGTAATCTCAGAGATCGCCTTACAAGAATGGATGTTAAACGTTTAGCACGTGGTATTATATTACTTGCTGATCCATTTGGGGACAATCCATCAGGGTTCCACCCAATACTCAAAACTAAAGACTTTGTTGACCTTGAATACCTAGTTTCATTTAAATATTTTAAGGAAAGTGAATTTCATCTACACGCTGAGGTCGATAATAATGGTATGGCATCTGCTATTGTAAAGGATTTTAATGGCAAAACGTTATATGCAGCTGGACATTCGTCTATAAGACCAAAAAGCGATAAAGCGCACTATTTATTACCACCGCTTCAGTTTGACTTATGGGTTTTCTTAATTGATGCTAAAACTTTCTCTACTAGAAATATTTCTCAATCTGAGGTTCGTGAGTGGTTACGAGAGTTTGGTGGTGTTCATCTTTATATTGATGGACTAAGAGTTGCCCCTTACGGGAACCCAGGTGATGATTGGTTGAACTTGAATCTAGCTCGCGTTCGAAGTCCTGAGTTTAGACCTAGCACTAATACCGCAATTGGACGAGTAGCTATTGAAAATGGAAATTCTGTTTTTATTCAAAAGACGGATAGAACTGGAATAATTGAAAATGAGGCATTTTACGAGCTTAAGAAATTTACTGGAGATGCTCTAGATTGGATGGCTAGAGAACGTTTACAAGAAGCAGAATTACGTCGAGTATCCTCCCGGGTTGAATCCAAAGAATCTGTTAAGAAAGAAAGAGAAATAGTAGTTAAATCACTTGACACTCTGCCGGCAGCACAAAAATTTGCTGTAGAAAAGTCTTTCCGTAAGTATGAGCAAGCAAGAGAAAATGAAGCAATTGCTCTTAGAAATGAAGTGATTTTATATAGAACCTTAAGTACTGTTGGCATTGTGTCAGCTGTTTTTGCTCATGAGACAAGTCGACCAATTGATTTGATAGAGCGTAATACAATTAGAATACAAAAAAAAGCAAAAACAATATTAGGTGATCAATACGAAAGTTCATTAAAGGCACCAGTCGAGCTTATATTGGCCCAAACAGCTTTAATGAATGGCTTTCAAAGCTTGACCTTAAGTTTTGTGGAACGCGATAAGCGGCGCAATCAAAGGCTTGACGTACATCAGGTCATTTTAGCTACAATTGAAAATTTTAGCAGCATTTTGTCAGAAAGGCATGTGAATGTTATTACTTCGTTTTCACAAGGAAAACCATATTTACGTGGAAGCGCGGCTTCACTTGAAACAGTAATTGCTAATTTTATTGTAAATAGCTTGCGTGCATTTGGCGACAGGCAGATTGGCAATAGAAACATCAGTATAAAGTCTGAAATAAATGAATCAGGGTTATTAATTAGTTTCGCTGATAATGGGCCTGGAATTGAAAATATCGAGCCTAAAAGCATATGGCTTCCGGGTGAAACTGGCTACGGAAGTGGAACGGGGTTAGGTCTGACTATAGTTAGAGATACTATTCGGGACTTAGGTGGAACTGTTGAAGCTATCCCTAAAGGTGAGTTAGGAGGTGCTGAATTTCAGATTGTTATTCCTATTTTAGGCTTTTAG